A single Danio rerio strain Tuebingen ecotype United States chromosome 17, GRCz12tu, whole genome shotgun sequence DNA region contains:
- the si:ch211-266g18.9 gene encoding transforming growth factor-beta receptor-associated protein 1 isoform X6 produces MFVMKNGTSQHPPVQLPDGVMDAAVHFPYVLALQNQSVHIYSILDQQLKQTVPVHNARSLVPTEESVFIVTDKEIQRLSPVPLEDQIHELVNRQRVEEALTLLERLQHLLPRDSYKDLHKNLICTSGMIKFYREAFVEAKELFIKGDLDPREIISLYPAMPVLSEDFTPQTTAVSNAKDLWTLSRNDWPTFQQYLSFLDDFLREVKPTAQGQTCLQDIDSALFKLYLEQGENEKLDQLVSTQNNCNLQMCVADLEQHKRFFTLGLLYQSQGQHFNAIQTWIKIVEDESEDPSNTSVFQHIVKTLSNLEHKQIIWKFVDWVLRRDQEAGILIFTKTNAGNHNTFVPEEVFTILNSYPVALTLYLEYLVNESHSKEEKHHTMLITSYVKRILRSLADDHNNESSTEEMRHKLQQLLWQSSFYNADQIYDQIASSSLHVEQAISLGKNGKHKKALQVLVNEEKDQQAAECYCWRTSAGRDKKFTQTIFLTLLQIYLESSHHVIAAVDLLNKNPESFDLSSVLMVLPESWSLKVVLRFLCESLRGTVHDKRMRGLEMSLAKVETLRHRHALMAATHEKIQVDRGCVCHSCQKRLTGAEFLRRPTGELTHITCHNGESSH; encoded by the exons ATGTTTGTGATGAAGAATGGCACCTCCCAGCATCCTCCAGTGCAGTTGCCTGATGGAGTGATGGACGCGGCTGTTCATTTCCCATATGTGCTCGCACTACAAAATCAATCCGTTCACATCTACAGCATTCTGGACCAGCAGCTGAAGCAAACTGTGCCTGTTCACAATGCCAGATCTCTCGTCCCGACAGAAG aaagtgtttttattgtcactGACAAAGAGATTCAGCGGCTGTCACCAGTTCCTCTTGAAGATCAGATTCATGAGCTGGTTAACAGACAGAGAGTTGAAGAAGCTCTGACGCTGCTGGAAAGACTTCAACATCTTCTGCCAAGGGACTCCTACAAG GATCTACACAAAAATCTAATTTGCACATCGGGAATGATAAAGTTCTACAGAGAGGCTTTTGTGGAAGCAAAAGAGCTTTTTAT TAAAGGTGATTTGGACCCTAGGGAAATCATTAGCCTTTATCCAGCAATGCCTGTTTTGAGTGAAGATTTCACACCACAAACAACAGCGGTCAGCAACGCCAAAGACCTGTGGACGTTAAGCCGAAATGACTGGCCAACATTTCAACAATACCTCAGCTTTTTGGACGACTTCTTGAGAGAAGTGAAGCCAACAGCGCAGGGCCAAACGTGTCTTCAGGACATCGACTCAGCACTTTTCAAGCTGTATCTGGAACAAGGAGAAAATGAAAAATTGGACCAGCTTGTGTCGACACAGAATAACTGCAATCTCCAAATGTGTGTGGCTGATTTGGAGCAGCACAAAAG GTTTTTCACACTTGGATTGCTCTATCAAAGCCAAGGCCAGCATTTCAATGCAATTCAG ACCTGGATTAAAATTGTGGAGGACGAAAGTGAAGACCCTTCAAACACCAGTGTATTCCAGCATATAGTCAAAACTCTGTCAAATCTGGAGCATAAACAGATCATCTGGAAATTTGTGGACTGGGTTCTTCGGAGAGACCAAGAG GCTGGTATACTTATCTTCACAAAGACAAATGCAGGCAACCACAATACTTTTGTACCAGAAGAAGTTTTTACCATTCTCAACAGCTACCCAGTCGCTCTGACCCTGTACTTGGAATATTTAGTCAATGAATCACACAGCAAG GAGGAAAAGCACCATACTATGCTTATCACATCATATGTCAAACGAATACTGCGGTCGCTTGCGGATGACCACAACAATGAATCAAGCACAGAGGAGATGAGACATAAACTACAGCAGTTACTGTGGCAGTCCTCCTTCTACAATGCTGATCAAATATATG ACCAAATAGCATCCTCATCTCTTCATGTGGAGCAAGCAATTTCGCTTGGAAAGAATGGAAAACACAAAAAGGCCCTGCAGGTTTTAGTCAATGAGGAGAAAGACCAGCAGGCTGCTGAATGCTACTGTTGGAGGACCTCTGCTGGACGAGACAAGAAGTTCACGCAGACCATATTTCTCACTCTACTACAAATCTACCTGGAGTCCAGCCATCACGTCATCGCAGCAGTGGACCTGCTGAACAAAAACCCAGAGTCTTTTGATTTATCCAGCGTGTTGATGGTGCTTCCGGAGTCCTGGTCTCTAAAAGTGGTCCTGCGGTTCCTGTGTGAATCACTGAGAGGAACGGTGCATGACAAAAGAATGAGAGGTCTGGAGATGAGCCTAGCCAAAGTGGAAACTCTACGGCACAGACATGCATTG ATGGCAGCAACGCATGAAAAAATCCAAGTTGACAGAGGATGTGTTTGCCATTCATGCCAGAAACGTCTTACTGGAGCCGAGTTCCTGCGCAGGCCGACAGGAGAGCTGACACACATAACCTGTCATAATGGTGAAAGCAGCCACTGA
- the si:ch211-266g18.9 gene encoding transforming growth factor-beta receptor-associated protein 1 isoform X1, which produces MQVFTPALVFQRTPSGKGRDKFSIQCLECFGKNLYIGTKEGAVEYLTVNNPSSQQSLTVREVGKRQMGRSGAIIKLTAIPVLNHLLVLWDGSITVLNMFSLEALPALKKIPNVLLFAVSESGIQRDSAELIVASSRRKTVSVYKVHVDRWECVKQVVLPQEPVLLAALGTCLCVATCDRYFLHDHQSQNTTDLFLHNLGKQNIIANKCGKGEFVLNGPGCLGMFVMKNGTSQHPPVQLPDGVMDAAVHFPYVLALQNQSVHIYSILDQQLKQTVPVHNARSLVPTEESVFIVTDKEIQRLSPVPLEDQIHELVNRQRVEEALTLLERLQHLLPRDSYKDLHKNLICTSGMIKFYREAFVEAKELFIKGDLDPREIISLYPAMPVLSEDFTPQTTAVSNAKDLWTLSRNDWPTFQQYLSFLDDFLREVKPTAQGQTCLQDIDSALFKLYLEQGENEKLDQLVSTQNNCNLQMCVADLEQHKRFFTLGLLYQSQGQHFNAIQTWIKIVEDESEDPSNTSVFQHIVKTLSNLEHKQIIWKFVDWVLRRDQEAGILIFTKTNAGNHNTFVPEEVFTILNSYPVALTLYLEYLVNESHSKEEKHHTMLITSYVKRILRSLADDHNNESSTEEMRHKLQQLLWQSSFYNADQIYDQIASSSLHVEQAISLGKNGKHKKALQVLVNEEKDQQAAECYCWRTSAGRDKKFTQTIFLTLLQIYLESSHHVIAAVDLLNKNPESFDLSSVLMVLPESWSLKVVLRFLCESLRGTVHDKRMRGLEMSLAKVETLRHRHALMAATHEKIQVDRGCVCHSCQKRLTGAEFLRRPTGELTHITCHNDPLFFIRGRHNEPPTYPAYVLSSRCPSSCNPSLGNTGKHPHTLVCTHTLRTI; this is translated from the exons ATGCAGGTCTTTACTCCAGCGCTAGTCTTTCAAAGAACGCCCTCAGGCAAAGGCAGAGACAAATTCAGCATTCAGTGTCTGGAGTGTTTCGGTAAAAACCTCTACATCGGGACCAAAGAGGGAGCCGTTGAGTACCTCACTGTAAACAACCCAAGCTCTCAACAAAGCCTTACAGTTCGGGAGGTGGGAAAGAGGCAGATGGGTCGAAGCGGAGCAATCATCAAATTAACAGCCATCCCGGTTCTCAATCACCTCTTGGTTCTTTGGGACGGTTCGATTACAGTGCTAAACATGTTCTCCCTTGAAGCCCTCCCAGCTCTGAAGAAAATCCCCAACGTTTTACTCTTTGCTGTCAGTGAGTCAGGGATTCAGAGAGATTCAGCGGAGCTCATCGTGGCCTCGAGCAGGAGGAAAACAGTAAGCGTTTATAAGGTGCATGTGGACAGATGGGAGTGTGTGAAACAGGTGGTTCTGCCGCAGGAACCTGTGCTTCTGGCTGCGCTCGGCACGTGTCTGTGTGTGGCCACTTGTGACAGATATTTTCTCCATGATCATCAGAGCCAAAACACCACTGATCTTTTCCTACATAACCTGGGGAAACAAAATATCATCGCTAACAAATGTGGAAAAGGAGAGTTCGTTCTGAATGGGCCTGGATGTTTGG GCATGTTTGTGATGAAGAATGGCACCTCCCAGCATCCTCCAGTGCAGTTGCCTGATGGAGTGATGGACGCGGCTGTTCATTTCCCATATGTGCTCGCACTACAAAATCAATCCGTTCACATCTACAGCATTCTGGACCAGCAGCTGAAGCAAACTGTGCCTGTTCACAATGCCAGATCTCTCGTCCCGACAGAAG aaagtgtttttattgtcactGACAAAGAGATTCAGCGGCTGTCACCAGTTCCTCTTGAAGATCAGATTCATGAGCTGGTTAACAGACAGAGAGTTGAAGAAGCTCTGACGCTGCTGGAAAGACTTCAACATCTTCTGCCAAGGGACTCCTACAAG GATCTACACAAAAATCTAATTTGCACATCGGGAATGATAAAGTTCTACAGAGAGGCTTTTGTGGAAGCAAAAGAGCTTTTTAT TAAAGGTGATTTGGACCCTAGGGAAATCATTAGCCTTTATCCAGCAATGCCTGTTTTGAGTGAAGATTTCACACCACAAACAACAGCGGTCAGCAACGCCAAAGACCTGTGGACGTTAAGCCGAAATGACTGGCCAACATTTCAACAATACCTCAGCTTTTTGGACGACTTCTTGAGAGAAGTGAAGCCAACAGCGCAGGGCCAAACGTGTCTTCAGGACATCGACTCAGCACTTTTCAAGCTGTATCTGGAACAAGGAGAAAATGAAAAATTGGACCAGCTTGTGTCGACACAGAATAACTGCAATCTCCAAATGTGTGTGGCTGATTTGGAGCAGCACAAAAG GTTTTTCACACTTGGATTGCTCTATCAAAGCCAAGGCCAGCATTTCAATGCAATTCAG ACCTGGATTAAAATTGTGGAGGACGAAAGTGAAGACCCTTCAAACACCAGTGTATTCCAGCATATAGTCAAAACTCTGTCAAATCTGGAGCATAAACAGATCATCTGGAAATTTGTGGACTGGGTTCTTCGGAGAGACCAAGAG GCTGGTATACTTATCTTCACAAAGACAAATGCAGGCAACCACAATACTTTTGTACCAGAAGAAGTTTTTACCATTCTCAACAGCTACCCAGTCGCTCTGACCCTGTACTTGGAATATTTAGTCAATGAATCACACAGCAAG GAGGAAAAGCACCATACTATGCTTATCACATCATATGTCAAACGAATACTGCGGTCGCTTGCGGATGACCACAACAATGAATCAAGCACAGAGGAGATGAGACATAAACTACAGCAGTTACTGTGGCAGTCCTCCTTCTACAATGCTGATCAAATATATG ACCAAATAGCATCCTCATCTCTTCATGTGGAGCAAGCAATTTCGCTTGGAAAGAATGGAAAACACAAAAAGGCCCTGCAGGTTTTAGTCAATGAGGAGAAAGACCAGCAGGCTGCTGAATGCTACTGTTGGAGGACCTCTGCTGGACGAGACAAGAAGTTCACGCAGACCATATTTCTCACTCTACTACAAATCTACCTGGAGTCCAGCCATCACGTCATCGCAGCAGTGGACCTGCTGAACAAAAACCCAGAGTCTTTTGATTTATCCAGCGTGTTGATGGTGCTTCCGGAGTCCTGGTCTCTAAAAGTGGTCCTGCGGTTCCTGTGTGAATCACTGAGAGGAACGGTGCATGACAAAAGAATGAGAGGTCTGGAGATGAGCCTAGCCAAAGTGGAAACTCTACGGCACAGACATGCATTG ATGGCAGCAACGCATGAAAAAATCCAAGTTGACAGAGGATGTGTTTGCCATTCATGCCAGAAACGTCTTACTGGAGCCGAGTTCCTGCGCAGGCCGACAGGAGAGCTGACACACATAACCTGTCATAATG
- the si:ch211-266g18.9 gene encoding transforming growth factor-beta receptor-associated protein 1 isoform X4 — translation MQVFTPALVFQRTPSGKGRDKFSIQCLECFGKNLYIGTKEGAVEYLTVNNPSSQQSLTVREVGKRQMGRSGAIIKLTAIPVLNHLLVLWDGSITVLNMFSLEALPALKKIPNVLLFAVSESGIQRDSAELIVASSRRKTVSVYKVHVDRWECVKQVVLPQEPVLLAALGTCLCVATCDRYFLHDHQSQNTTDLFLHNLGKQNIIANKCGKGEFVLNGPGCLGMFVMKNGTSQHPPVQLPDGVMDAAVHFPYVLALQNQSVHIYSILDQQLKQTVPVHNARSLVPTEESVFIVTDKEIQRLSPVPLEDQIHELVNRQRVEEALTLLERLQHLLPRDSYKDLHKNLICTSGMIKFYREAFVEAKELFIKGDLDPREIISLYPAMPVLSEDFTPQTTAVSNAKDLWTLSRNDWPTFQQYLSFLDDFLREVKPTAQGQTCLQDIDSALFKLYLEQGENEKLDQLVSTQNNCNLQMCVADLEQHKRFFTLGLLYQSQGQHFNAIQTWIKIVEDESEDPSNTSVFQHIVKTLSNLEHKQIIWKFVDWVLRRDQEAGILIFTKTNAGNHNTFVPEEVFTILNSYPVALTLYLEYLVNESHSKEEKHHTMLITSYVKRILRSLADDHNNESSTEEMRHKLQQLLWQSSFYNADQIYDQIASSSLHVEQAISLGKNGKHKKALQVLVNEEKDQQAAECYCWRTSAGRDKKFTQTIFLTLLQIYLESSHHVIAAVDLLNKNPESFDLSSVLMVLPESWSLKVVLRFLCESLRGTVHDKRMRGLEMSLAKVETLRHRHALMAATHEKIQVDRGCVCHSCQKRLTGAEFLRRPTGELTHITCHNGESSH, via the exons ATGCAGGTCTTTACTCCAGCGCTAGTCTTTCAAAGAACGCCCTCAGGCAAAGGCAGAGACAAATTCAGCATTCAGTGTCTGGAGTGTTTCGGTAAAAACCTCTACATCGGGACCAAAGAGGGAGCCGTTGAGTACCTCACTGTAAACAACCCAAGCTCTCAACAAAGCCTTACAGTTCGGGAGGTGGGAAAGAGGCAGATGGGTCGAAGCGGAGCAATCATCAAATTAACAGCCATCCCGGTTCTCAATCACCTCTTGGTTCTTTGGGACGGTTCGATTACAGTGCTAAACATGTTCTCCCTTGAAGCCCTCCCAGCTCTGAAGAAAATCCCCAACGTTTTACTCTTTGCTGTCAGTGAGTCAGGGATTCAGAGAGATTCAGCGGAGCTCATCGTGGCCTCGAGCAGGAGGAAAACAGTAAGCGTTTATAAGGTGCATGTGGACAGATGGGAGTGTGTGAAACAGGTGGTTCTGCCGCAGGAACCTGTGCTTCTGGCTGCGCTCGGCACGTGTCTGTGTGTGGCCACTTGTGACAGATATTTTCTCCATGATCATCAGAGCCAAAACACCACTGATCTTTTCCTACATAACCTGGGGAAACAAAATATCATCGCTAACAAATGTGGAAAAGGAGAGTTCGTTCTGAATGGGCCTGGATGTTTGG GCATGTTTGTGATGAAGAATGGCACCTCCCAGCATCCTCCAGTGCAGTTGCCTGATGGAGTGATGGACGCGGCTGTTCATTTCCCATATGTGCTCGCACTACAAAATCAATCCGTTCACATCTACAGCATTCTGGACCAGCAGCTGAAGCAAACTGTGCCTGTTCACAATGCCAGATCTCTCGTCCCGACAGAAG aaagtgtttttattgtcactGACAAAGAGATTCAGCGGCTGTCACCAGTTCCTCTTGAAGATCAGATTCATGAGCTGGTTAACAGACAGAGAGTTGAAGAAGCTCTGACGCTGCTGGAAAGACTTCAACATCTTCTGCCAAGGGACTCCTACAAG GATCTACACAAAAATCTAATTTGCACATCGGGAATGATAAAGTTCTACAGAGAGGCTTTTGTGGAAGCAAAAGAGCTTTTTAT TAAAGGTGATTTGGACCCTAGGGAAATCATTAGCCTTTATCCAGCAATGCCTGTTTTGAGTGAAGATTTCACACCACAAACAACAGCGGTCAGCAACGCCAAAGACCTGTGGACGTTAAGCCGAAATGACTGGCCAACATTTCAACAATACCTCAGCTTTTTGGACGACTTCTTGAGAGAAGTGAAGCCAACAGCGCAGGGCCAAACGTGTCTTCAGGACATCGACTCAGCACTTTTCAAGCTGTATCTGGAACAAGGAGAAAATGAAAAATTGGACCAGCTTGTGTCGACACAGAATAACTGCAATCTCCAAATGTGTGTGGCTGATTTGGAGCAGCACAAAAG GTTTTTCACACTTGGATTGCTCTATCAAAGCCAAGGCCAGCATTTCAATGCAATTCAG ACCTGGATTAAAATTGTGGAGGACGAAAGTGAAGACCCTTCAAACACCAGTGTATTCCAGCATATAGTCAAAACTCTGTCAAATCTGGAGCATAAACAGATCATCTGGAAATTTGTGGACTGGGTTCTTCGGAGAGACCAAGAG GCTGGTATACTTATCTTCACAAAGACAAATGCAGGCAACCACAATACTTTTGTACCAGAAGAAGTTTTTACCATTCTCAACAGCTACCCAGTCGCTCTGACCCTGTACTTGGAATATTTAGTCAATGAATCACACAGCAAG GAGGAAAAGCACCATACTATGCTTATCACATCATATGTCAAACGAATACTGCGGTCGCTTGCGGATGACCACAACAATGAATCAAGCACAGAGGAGATGAGACATAAACTACAGCAGTTACTGTGGCAGTCCTCCTTCTACAATGCTGATCAAATATATG ACCAAATAGCATCCTCATCTCTTCATGTGGAGCAAGCAATTTCGCTTGGAAAGAATGGAAAACACAAAAAGGCCCTGCAGGTTTTAGTCAATGAGGAGAAAGACCAGCAGGCTGCTGAATGCTACTGTTGGAGGACCTCTGCTGGACGAGACAAGAAGTTCACGCAGACCATATTTCTCACTCTACTACAAATCTACCTGGAGTCCAGCCATCACGTCATCGCAGCAGTGGACCTGCTGAACAAAAACCCAGAGTCTTTTGATTTATCCAGCGTGTTGATGGTGCTTCCGGAGTCCTGGTCTCTAAAAGTGGTCCTGCGGTTCCTGTGTGAATCACTGAGAGGAACGGTGCATGACAAAAGAATGAGAGGTCTGGAGATGAGCCTAGCCAAAGTGGAAACTCTACGGCACAGACATGCATTG ATGGCAGCAACGCATGAAAAAATCCAAGTTGACAGAGGATGTGTTTGCCATTCATGCCAGAAACGTCTTACTGGAGCCGAGTTCCTGCGCAGGCCGACAGGAGAGCTGACACACATAACCTGTCATAATGGTGAAAGCAGCCACTGA
- the si:ch211-266g18.9 gene encoding transforming growth factor-beta receptor-associated protein 1 isoform X2: MQVFTPALVFQRTPSGKGRDKFSIQCLECFGKNLYIGTKEGAVEYLTVNNPSSQQSLTVREVGKRQMGRSGAIIKLTAIPVLNHLLVLWDGSITVLNMFSLEALPALKKIPNVLLFAVSESGIQRDSAELIVASSRRKTVSVYKVHVDRWECVKQVVLPQEPVLLAALGTCLCVATCDRYFLHDHQSQNTTDLFLHNLGKQNIIANKCGKGEFVLNGPGCLGMFVMKNGTSQHPPVQLPDGVMDAAVHFPYVLALQNQSVHIYSILDQQLKQTVPVHNARSLVPTEESVFIVTDKEIQRLSPVPLEDQIHELVNRQRVEEALTLLERLQHLLPRDSYKDLHKNLICTSGMIKFYREAFVEAKELFIKGDLDPREIISLYPAMPVLSEDFTPQTTAVSNAKDLWTLSRNDWPTFQQYLSFLDDFLREVKPTAQGQTCLQDIDSALFKLYLEQGENEKLDQLVSTQNNCNLQMCVADLEQHKRFFTLGLLYQSQGQHFNAIQTWIKIVEDESEDPSNTSVFQHIVKTLSNLEHKQIIWKFVDWVLRRDQEAGILIFTKTNAGNHNTFVPEEVFTILNSYPVALTLYLEYLVNESHSKEEKHHTMLITSYVKRILRSLADDHNNESSTEEMRHKLQQLLWQSSFYNADQIYDQIASSSLHVEQAISLGKNGKHKKALQVLVNEEKDQQAAECYCWRTSAGRDKKFTQTIFLTLLQIYLESSHHVIAAVDLLNKNPESFDLSSVLMVLPESWSLKVVLRFLCESLRGTVHDKRMRGLEMSLAKVETLRHRHALMAATHEKIQVDRGCVCHSCQKRLTGAEFLRRPTGELTHITCHNGVATMNRQLIQHMF; encoded by the exons ATGCAGGTCTTTACTCCAGCGCTAGTCTTTCAAAGAACGCCCTCAGGCAAAGGCAGAGACAAATTCAGCATTCAGTGTCTGGAGTGTTTCGGTAAAAACCTCTACATCGGGACCAAAGAGGGAGCCGTTGAGTACCTCACTGTAAACAACCCAAGCTCTCAACAAAGCCTTACAGTTCGGGAGGTGGGAAAGAGGCAGATGGGTCGAAGCGGAGCAATCATCAAATTAACAGCCATCCCGGTTCTCAATCACCTCTTGGTTCTTTGGGACGGTTCGATTACAGTGCTAAACATGTTCTCCCTTGAAGCCCTCCCAGCTCTGAAGAAAATCCCCAACGTTTTACTCTTTGCTGTCAGTGAGTCAGGGATTCAGAGAGATTCAGCGGAGCTCATCGTGGCCTCGAGCAGGAGGAAAACAGTAAGCGTTTATAAGGTGCATGTGGACAGATGGGAGTGTGTGAAACAGGTGGTTCTGCCGCAGGAACCTGTGCTTCTGGCTGCGCTCGGCACGTGTCTGTGTGTGGCCACTTGTGACAGATATTTTCTCCATGATCATCAGAGCCAAAACACCACTGATCTTTTCCTACATAACCTGGGGAAACAAAATATCATCGCTAACAAATGTGGAAAAGGAGAGTTCGTTCTGAATGGGCCTGGATGTTTGG GCATGTTTGTGATGAAGAATGGCACCTCCCAGCATCCTCCAGTGCAGTTGCCTGATGGAGTGATGGACGCGGCTGTTCATTTCCCATATGTGCTCGCACTACAAAATCAATCCGTTCACATCTACAGCATTCTGGACCAGCAGCTGAAGCAAACTGTGCCTGTTCACAATGCCAGATCTCTCGTCCCGACAGAAG aaagtgtttttattgtcactGACAAAGAGATTCAGCGGCTGTCACCAGTTCCTCTTGAAGATCAGATTCATGAGCTGGTTAACAGACAGAGAGTTGAAGAAGCTCTGACGCTGCTGGAAAGACTTCAACATCTTCTGCCAAGGGACTCCTACAAG GATCTACACAAAAATCTAATTTGCACATCGGGAATGATAAAGTTCTACAGAGAGGCTTTTGTGGAAGCAAAAGAGCTTTTTAT TAAAGGTGATTTGGACCCTAGGGAAATCATTAGCCTTTATCCAGCAATGCCTGTTTTGAGTGAAGATTTCACACCACAAACAACAGCGGTCAGCAACGCCAAAGACCTGTGGACGTTAAGCCGAAATGACTGGCCAACATTTCAACAATACCTCAGCTTTTTGGACGACTTCTTGAGAGAAGTGAAGCCAACAGCGCAGGGCCAAACGTGTCTTCAGGACATCGACTCAGCACTTTTCAAGCTGTATCTGGAACAAGGAGAAAATGAAAAATTGGACCAGCTTGTGTCGACACAGAATAACTGCAATCTCCAAATGTGTGTGGCTGATTTGGAGCAGCACAAAAG GTTTTTCACACTTGGATTGCTCTATCAAAGCCAAGGCCAGCATTTCAATGCAATTCAG ACCTGGATTAAAATTGTGGAGGACGAAAGTGAAGACCCTTCAAACACCAGTGTATTCCAGCATATAGTCAAAACTCTGTCAAATCTGGAGCATAAACAGATCATCTGGAAATTTGTGGACTGGGTTCTTCGGAGAGACCAAGAG GCTGGTATACTTATCTTCACAAAGACAAATGCAGGCAACCACAATACTTTTGTACCAGAAGAAGTTTTTACCATTCTCAACAGCTACCCAGTCGCTCTGACCCTGTACTTGGAATATTTAGTCAATGAATCACACAGCAAG GAGGAAAAGCACCATACTATGCTTATCACATCATATGTCAAACGAATACTGCGGTCGCTTGCGGATGACCACAACAATGAATCAAGCACAGAGGAGATGAGACATAAACTACAGCAGTTACTGTGGCAGTCCTCCTTCTACAATGCTGATCAAATATATG ACCAAATAGCATCCTCATCTCTTCATGTGGAGCAAGCAATTTCGCTTGGAAAGAATGGAAAACACAAAAAGGCCCTGCAGGTTTTAGTCAATGAGGAGAAAGACCAGCAGGCTGCTGAATGCTACTGTTGGAGGACCTCTGCTGGACGAGACAAGAAGTTCACGCAGACCATATTTCTCACTCTACTACAAATCTACCTGGAGTCCAGCCATCACGTCATCGCAGCAGTGGACCTGCTGAACAAAAACCCAGAGTCTTTTGATTTATCCAGCGTGTTGATGGTGCTTCCGGAGTCCTGGTCTCTAAAAGTGGTCCTGCGGTTCCTGTGTGAATCACTGAGAGGAACGGTGCATGACAAAAGAATGAGAGGTCTGGAGATGAGCCTAGCCAAAGTGGAAACTCTACGGCACAGACATGCATTG ATGGCAGCAACGCATGAAAAAATCCAAGTTGACAGAGGATGTGTTTGCCATTCATGCCAGAAACGTCTTACTGGAGCCGAGTTCCTGCGCAGGCCGACAGGAGAGCTGACACACATAACCTGTCATAATG